A window of the Cicer arietinum cultivar CDC Frontier isolate Library 1 chromosome 6, Cicar.CDCFrontier_v2.0, whole genome shotgun sequence genome harbors these coding sequences:
- the LOC140920761 gene encoding uncharacterized protein: MDRKWISANRLSKEYEIGVKEFVEFAVKNAKDPNRVVCPCLKCCFGKRVREDELEGHLVCNGIDQSYTCWIRHGEKKKGNINFENSSTYASTDFDTDTYEPDRVDEIAKAVEEDLRDCPKMFESLLSDAEKELYNGCTKFTRLSAILKLYNLKASNGWSDKSFTELLTLIKDMLPDDNELPSRTYEAKRILCSIGMSYERIHACPNDCILFRNEYELLKACPKCNVSRYKKKESTPAKVVWYFPIIPRFRRMYRSEEDSKHLTWHADERIRDGMFRHPADSPQWAKIDHEYPEFGIESRNLRLALSTDGMNPHGLQSISHSTWPVILVIYNLPPWLCMKRKFMMLSLLISGPKQPGNDIDVYLTPLIENLKSMWETGVEVGWNESGQPVDPNSSMFVSYIGAVVRQNVPITIDNWRDKALKDAKDIIWNDIQTTFVLDEERKSYVLRVAGKIHRGFRSHLSNFYLKDREGNTNAEPPKIYQHYISKDEWSAFVSKRSDPAFVNISKANRERASNPKHPYKKSRMGYARLEQKIETIEQSSETQEGNKDTCRDILGKVFNVPEYSGRVRGKGFGVTPKSFFPQEKRQKPSNEEVLEKLRILSEQVALLVNTNKDKQLPVQLQPEIQMESETGSCNVGLKSIPEGVTTCVLYLSSPTQRKVGKGILHNTSGEVLHNIPIPAGHVKVSPTVAFEPTAPLPISVGIIRCRNFVHNLILPKQSIHGAVAKASALITYDGPMHSKPAKNI, encoded by the exons atggataggaaatggatttcagccaatcgattgtcaaaagagtatgaaattggagtgaaggagtttgttgagtttgcagtgaagaatgcaaaagatccaaatagagtagtttgtccttgtttaaaatgttgttttggaaaacgtgttagagaagatgaattagaaggacatctagtatgtaatggaattgatcaaagctacacatgttggataagacatggtgagaaaaaaaaaggaaacattaattttgagaatagttctacatatgcttcaactgatttcgatacagatacatatgagccggaccgagttgatgagattgcaaaagcagttgaagaagatcttcgagattgtcctaaaatgtttgaaagtttgttgagtgatgcagagaaagaattatataatggttgtactaaattcacaagactgtcagcgatattaaagttgtacaacttaaaagcgagtaatggatggtctgataaaagctttacggaattattaacactcataaaagatatgttgccagatgataatgaacttcccagtcgaacctacgaggctaaacggattttgtgttctattggaatgagttacgaaaggattcatgcgtgtcctaacgattgcattttatttcgaaacgaatatgaactacttaaggcgtgtccgaaatgcaatgtctctcgatataagaagaaagaatctactccagcaaaagtcgtgtggtattttcctataataccaagatttaggcgcatgtatcgcagtgaagaagattcaaaacacttgacatggcatgcagatgaaagaattagagatggaatgtttcgacaccctgcagattccccacaatgggcaaaaattgatcacgagtatcctgaattcgggatagagtcaagaaatctaagacttgcactttctactgatggaatgaatccacatggtcttcaaagcatctcacatagcacgtggcctgtgattttggtaatatataacctacctccatggttatgtatgaagcgtaagtttatgatgttgtctctgttaatttctggacccaaacaaccggggaatgatatcgacgtatacttgactcctctaatcgaaaatttaaaaagtatgtgggagacaggtgtggaa gttggctggaacgagagtggtcagccagttgaccccaacagctccatgtttgtaagctacattggggctgttgttcgtcaaaatgtcccaataacaatagacaactggagagataaggcgttgaaggatgccaaagatatcatctggaatgacattcaa accacttttgttcttgatgaggaacgaaagtcatatgttttgagagttgctgggaaaatccatcgtggatttagatcccatctctcaaatttctatctaaaagatagagaaggaaacacaaatgctgaacctccaaagatatatcaacattatatatcaaaggatgaatggagtgcatttgtttccaaacgttctgacccggcgtttgtc aatattagtaaggcaaatcgcgaacgggcaagcaacccaaaacacccatacaagaaatcacgtatgggatatgcacgccttgaacaaaaaatt gaaactattgaacaaagttctgaaactcaagagggcaacaaggatacgtgcagggacattcttgggaaagtgtttaatgtccctgagtattccggtcgagtgagggggaaaggatttggcgtaactcccaaaagcttttttcctcaagagaagcgccaaaaaccttccaacgaggaagtattagagaagctcagaatcttatcggagcaagtggcactcttggtgaatacgaataaagacaagcaacttccggttcagctccaacctgaaatacaaatggagagtgaaaccgggagttgcaacgtcggtttgaagagtattcccgag ggtgtcactacatgtgtcctatacttgtcctcgccgactcaacggaaggtgggaaaaggaatattgcacaatacttcgggagaagtattgcacaatattccgatccccgcgggccatgtcaaagtatcgcctacggttgctttcgaaccaactgcacc CTTGCCCATTAGTGTGGGGAttataaggtgtagaaactttgTGCACAACCTCATACTTCCGAAGCAAAGCAtccatggtgcggttgcaaaagCCAGTGCCTTGATTACTTATGATGGCCCGATGcattccaaacctgcaaaaaatatttga